The Neomonachus schauinslandi chromosome 4, ASM220157v2, whole genome shotgun sequence genome includes a region encoding these proteins:
- the KDF1 gene encoding keratinocyte differentiation factor 1, whose translation MPRPGHPRPSSGPPRLGPWERPTELCLETFDEPSQPPPSRRTRRPDPKDPGYHGPESLTFISGSAEPAAEPPACCLLWRPWVWDWCQAAFCFRRCRSCLQRCGACMRGCSPCLSAGDSPEGAAEANWAKEHNGVPPSPDRAPPSRRDGQRLKSTMGSSFSYPDVKLKGIPVYPYRSATSPAPDADSCYKEPLAEPPPMRHSLPSTLASSPRGSEEYYSFHESDLDLPEIGSGSMSSREIDVLIFKKLTELFSVHQIDELAKCTSDTVFLEKTSKISDLISSITQDYHLDEQDAEGRLVRGIIRISTRKSRARPQTAEGRSTRGAAPAAAPDSGHETMVGSGLSQDELTVQISQETTADAIARKLRPYGAPGYPASHDSSFQGTDTDSSGAPLLQVYC comes from the exons ATGCCCCGCCCTGGACACCCCCGCCCATCATCTGGGCCCCCACGCTTGGGACCCTGGGAGCGGCCAACAGAACTATGCCTGGAGACTTTTGATGAGCCATCCCAACCCCCACCAAGCCGCCGCACCCGCAGGCCAGACCCCAAGGACCCTGGCTACCATGGGCCCGAGAGCCTTACCTTCATCTCTGGCTCTGCTGAGCCTGCTGCCGAGCCCCCAGCCTGTTGCCTGCTCTGGCGACCCTGGGTGTGGGACTGGTGCCAGGCTGCCTTCTGCTTCCGCCGCTGCCGGAGTTGCCTCCAGCGTTGTGGGGCTTGCATGCGGGGCTGCAGCCCCTGCTTGTCTGCTGGGGACTCCCCTGAGGGGGCTGCTGAAGCCAACTGGGCCAAAGAACACAATGGAGTGCCCCCCAGCCCCGACCGTGCACCTCCCAGTCGGCGGGATGGCCAACGGCTCAAGTCAACCATGGGTAGCAGTTTCAGCTACCCTGACGTCAAGCTCAAAGGCATCCCTGTGTATCCCTACCGCAGcgccacctccccagcccctgatGCGGACTCCTGCTACAAGGAGCCACTGGCTGAACCCCCACCCATGCGGCACAGCCTGCCCAGCACCCTTGCCAGCAGCCCCCGTGGCTCCGAAGAATATTACTCCTTCCATGAGTCGGACCTGGACCTGCCCGAGATAGGAAGCGGCTCCATGTCCAGCCGAGAGATTGATGTGCTCATCTTCAAGAAGCTGACAGAGCTGTTCAGCGTACACCAGATTGACGAGCTGGCCAAGTGCACATCAGACACTGTGTTCCTGGAGAAGACCAGTAAGATCTCGGACCTTATCAGCAGCATCACCCAGGACTACCACCTGGATGAGCAGGATGCTGAGGGCCGCCTGGTTCGCGGCATCATTCGCATCAGTACCCGCAAGAGCCGAGCCCGCCCGCAGACCGCAGAGGGGCGCTCCACGCGGGGTGCggcccctgctgctgcccctgacAGTGGCCACGAGACCATGGTGGGCTCAGGGCTCAGCCAGGATG AACTCACAGTGCAGATCTCCCAGGAGACCACTGCAGATGCCATCGCCAGGAAGCTGAGGCCTTATGGAGCCCCAG GATACCCAGCCAGCCACGATTCATCCTTCCAGGGCACAGACACAGACTCGTCGGGAGCGCCGCTGCTCCAGGTGTACTGCTAA